CTGAGCGTCCTGACCCGGAGGAGCTACTCGAACAGTCCGGCAGTAACGTCGGTGGCGTCGTCGAGTACCACTCCGGCAACAGCCTGCTCCATCGGCTCAACCCCGTCACGAAACTCGTGATTGCGGTCGGTATCGCCATCGCCGTGTTCTTGCTGCCGACGTACCAACTCCCATTCCTGCTTGCAGTGGCGCTTTTACTCGCGAGCCTTGCGGAGGGCGTCTTCCGATCGGTGGCAACGGTCGTGATCGTGATTCTCGTGCCGTTGACTGCATTCTTGTTGCCAGTACAGGCCCTGTTCTATCCCCAGAACCAGACGCCGCTGTATGTCCTCACGAGCGTGCCAGTAGTCGGTCAACTCACGATCTGGCGTGAGGGTGTCGAGTTCGCCCTGTTGATCATCGGCCGGCTAAGTGCGGTCATCATCGCCATGCTCATGATTTTCACCACGACACATCCGAAAAAGCTCACCGACGCACTGATGCAGAAGGGAATGTCGAACAAGCTCGCATACGTGTTCATCGCTGCCCTCCAGTTCATCCCG
This genomic interval from Halococcus salifodinae DSM 8989 contains the following:
- a CDS encoding energy-coupling factor transporter transmembrane component T family protein, whose translation is MTERPDPEELLEQSGSNVGGVVEYHSGNSLLHRLNPVTKLVIAVGIAIAVFLLPTYQLPFLLAVALLLASLAEGVFRSVATVVIVILVPLTAFLLPVQALFYPQNQTPLYVLTSVPVVGQLTIWREGVEFALLIIGRLSAVIIAMLMIFTTTHPKKLTDALMQKGMSNKLAYVFIAALQFIPQMRQRSMQILDAQQSRGLDTSANLLRRLRAVVELLSPLLISTLISTRTRALALESRGFTSESERTYIYTIPDTRLDRTLRWATAVGVVLVAAWVIVL